One stretch of Flavobacterium sp. 9 DNA includes these proteins:
- a CDS encoding VWA domain-containing protein, which translates to MKNVKLISLALSMLICFVVTAQEKTITGTISDKSGQALPGVNVQIQKTKKVATTDFDGKYSIQAQKGDVLLFNFIGYKSHTETVGDKNIIDVVLQEHNQSLQEVVVTAYGGSKKKRSVQASSVMIQGRVAGVAVSSGYVQYDSNQNEAIRGTAPILAKNEPLYILDGIPVNAEQFAKINPNDVQDVKVLKDKDATAVYGNKASNGVVILETKSGIYKNLTETELDAKLNILHPNKPVVTNQEDYDAFVENAFESPKTAPLSTFSIDVDNASYTNIRRFINNGQAVPKDAVRVEEMVNFFKYNYPQPKNQHPFSINTELSDSPWNTKNQILRIGLQGKNIATENLPASNMVFLIDVSGSMGDDNKLPLLIQSMKILVNELRAKDNVAIVVYAGAAGMVLSPTSGDEKETIIDALENLEAGGSTAGGEGIELAYKVATENFIKGGNNRVILATDGDFNVGSSSNSDMEKLIEQKRKTGVFLTCLGYGMGNYKDSKMETLADKGNGNYAYIDNIQEANRFLGKEFKGSMFAIAKDVKIQIEFNPKQVQAYRLIGYENRKLRPEDFKNDAIDAGELGSNHTVTALYEIIPAGVESDYLNQQPDALKYTKVQETGNNYSNELATIKFRYKKPDGDKSIEMVNVIENKAVALNKASDDFKFSTAVAWFGLKLRDSKLISNKSSDDILKLAKQGLSKDSEGYKAEFIRLVQSAI; encoded by the coding sequence ATGAAAAACGTAAAACTTATTTCATTAGCCCTTTCTATGCTTATATGTTTCGTAGTTACAGCACAGGAAAAAACAATTACAGGAACGATTTCTGATAAAAGTGGTCAAGCACTTCCTGGCGTAAACGTACAGATTCAGAAAACAAAAAAAGTAGCTACTACGGATTTTGACGGAAAATATAGTATTCAAGCTCAAAAAGGCGACGTTTTATTGTTCAACTTTATTGGATATAAATCTCATACAGAAACTGTTGGTGACAAAAATATTATCGACGTTGTATTACAAGAACACAATCAATCGCTGCAAGAAGTTGTTGTTACAGCTTATGGTGGTTCCAAAAAAAAGAGATCAGTCCAAGCTTCTAGTGTAATGATTCAGGGCAGAGTTGCCGGAGTTGCAGTTTCATCCGGATATGTTCAATATGATTCAAATCAAAATGAAGCAATTAGAGGCACAGCGCCAATTTTAGCTAAAAATGAACCTTTGTATATTCTGGATGGAATTCCTGTTAATGCAGAACAATTTGCTAAAATTAATCCGAATGATGTTCAGGATGTAAAAGTTTTAAAAGATAAAGATGCAACAGCTGTTTATGGAAATAAAGCTTCAAATGGTGTTGTTATTCTAGAAACTAAAAGCGGAATTTATAAAAATCTTACGGAGACAGAACTTGATGCCAAATTGAATATTCTTCATCCTAATAAACCTGTTGTGACAAATCAGGAAGATTATGATGCTTTTGTAGAAAATGCATTCGAAAGCCCAAAAACGGCACCTCTTTCTACTTTTTCGATCGATGTTGATAATGCTTCTTATACTAATATCAGACGTTTTATCAATAATGGACAAGCGGTTCCTAAAGATGCCGTTCGTGTTGAAGAAATGGTAAATTTCTTTAAATACAATTATCCGCAGCCAAAAAATCAGCATCCTTTTTCGATCAATACTGAGTTAAGTGATTCTCCTTGGAACACAAAAAATCAGATTCTTAGAATTGGTTTACAAGGAAAAAATATTGCTACAGAGAATTTACCGGCTTCAAATATGGTTTTCTTAATTGATGTTTCCGGTTCTATGGGAGACGATAATAAACTGCCATTATTGATACAATCCATGAAAATTCTGGTAAACGAATTAAGAGCAAAAGATAATGTTGCCATCGTTGTTTATGCCGGAGCAGCCGGAATGGTTTTGTCTCCAACTTCCGGAGATGAGAAAGAAACTATAATTGATGCTTTAGAAAACTTAGAAGCCGGCGGAAGTACTGCAGGTGGAGAAGGAATTGAATTAGCTTACAAAGTTGCTACCGAAAATTTTATTAAAGGTGGAAACAACAGAGTAATTCTGGCAACTGATGGTGATTTTAATGTTGGAAGTTCTTCAAATTCTGACATGGAGAAATTGATTGAACAAAAAAGAAAAACAGGCGTTTTCTTAACTTGTCTGGGTTATGGAATGGGAAATTATAAAGACAGCAAAATGGAAACATTGGCCGATAAAGGAAACGGAAACTATGCTTATATTGATAATATTCAGGAAGCAAATCGTTTTTTAGGAAAAGAATTCAAAGGCTCGATGTTTGCTATTGCGAAAGATGTGAAAATCCAGATAGAATTTAATCCGAAACAAGTTCAGGCGTATCGTTTAATTGGATATGAAAACCGAAAATTGCGTCCGGAAGATTTTAAAAACGATGCAATTGACGCTGGGGAATTAGGAAGTAATCATACTGTGACGGCTTTATATGAAATTATTCCGGCGGGAGTTGAAAGTGATTATCTAAACCAACAACCTGATGCTTTAAAATATACTAAAGTACAGGAAACAGGAAATAATTATAGTAATGAACTAGCAACAATAAAATTCCGTTACAAAAAACCTGACGGCGATAAAAGTATCGAAATGGTAAACGTAATTGAGAACAAAGCGGTTGCTTTAAACAAAGCTTCGGATGATTTTAAATTTAGTACTGCTGTTGCGTGGTTTGGATTGAAATTAAGAGATTCAAAACTTATTTCGAATAAATCTTCTGACGATATTTTAAAATTAGCCAAACAAGGATTATCAAAAGATTCTGAAGGTTATAAAGCCGAATTTATTCGTCTTGTTCAATCGGCAATATAG
- a CDS encoding 3-ketoacyl-ACP reductase → MTDLKNKNALITGAGKGIGKAIAIALAEEGVNVILVARTQTDIDQLAIETSKLGVKSLALTADVSDINSINSAVEKALAEFGHIDILINNAGIGTFGNFLELEPSAWEKIIQVNLMGTYYTTRAVIPNMIERKTGDIINISSTAGLNGNALTSAYSASKFAVLGLTDSLMHEMRKHNIRVTALTPSTVATDLAIELKLTDGNPEKVMQSEDVAELIVAQLKLNRRVFIKNSSIWSTNP, encoded by the coding sequence ATGACAGACTTAAAAAATAAAAATGCACTAATTACCGGTGCTGGAAAAGGAATTGGAAAAGCTATCGCCATTGCATTGGCAGAAGAAGGTGTAAACGTGATTTTGGTTGCAAGAACTCAAACTGACATTGATCAACTAGCAATTGAGACATCTAAACTTGGTGTTAAATCATTGGCTTTAACTGCTGATGTTTCCGATATTAATTCTATAAATAGTGCTGTAGAAAAGGCTTTAGCCGAATTTGGACATATAGATATTTTAATCAATAATGCCGGAATTGGTACTTTTGGAAATTTTCTAGAATTAGAACCCTCAGCTTGGGAAAAAATCATTCAGGTTAACCTAATGGGAACTTACTATACAACTCGCGCCGTTATCCCTAATATGATCGAAAGAAAAACAGGTGATATTATCAATATTTCTTCGACTGCAGGATTAAACGGAAATGCTTTGACAAGTGCTTATAGTGCGTCAAAATTTGCTGTTCTTGGATTAACTGATTCTTTGATGCACGAAATGAGAAAGCATAACATTCGTGTTACGGCTTTAACGCCAAGTACGGTTGCAACTGATCTTGCTATCGAATTAAAATTAACCGATGGAAATCCTGAAAAAGTAATGCAATCTGAAGATGTAGCCGAATTGATCGTTGCGCAACTTAAATTAAACCGCAGAGTTTTTATAAAAAACAGCAGTATCTGGTCTACAAATCCTTAA